AGCAGAAAAATTGGATTGTTCCACAGGTCATGCGTATAAGTTAATTCGTTCCATGAATCAGGAATTGAAGAAGCAGGGTTTTTACGTAATCGCTGGGAAAATTCCAAGAGCGTTTGTGGAACAGAAATTCTTTGGAATGACATTGCAAGCACAGTAGAAAGAGAGGTGAGGTAAATGCCTGCATACAAAGATAACGTACACAATACATGGTATTGTATGTTTTACTTCGAGGACTGGACTGGTCAGAAGAAGAAAAAGAAAAAATGTGGATTTAAGACCAAGAAAGAAGCGTTGGAGTGGGAAAGTGAATTTAAGCTTACTGCAAATGCAAATATGGATATGAAAATGGTTGATTTCATAGAGATTTATTTCAGAGATAAGAACGGAGAATTAAAAGACCGTACAAAGAAGAATAAACGATATATGATTGAAAATCGTATTGTACCATATTTTGGAGATTGCAAGATGAACGAGATTACTGCATCGGATATTATTCAATGGCAGAATGAAATGTTGCAGATGAATTTCTCCGATTCCTATTTACGTATGCTTCAAAATCAAATGACAGCTTTGTTTACACATGCATCAAAGATTTACAACTTAAAGAATAACCCATGTAAAAAGGTTAAAAAGATGGGGCGTTCCGATAGTAGGAGCTTAACGTTTTGGACATTGGAAGAGTACGAGAAGTTCCTTGCTTCGATTGATAAGGACTCAAGATATTACGTACTATTTGAAACACTGTTTTGGACTGGTATGCGTATAGGGGAACTGTTGGCACTTACCAAAGAAGATGTTGATTTGAAAAACAATCAAATCAATATTAACAAGACGTTTTATCGTACTGGTGGAAAAGATATTATCACATCGCCAAAAACAGAGCAGTCCATTCGTGTTGTAGAAATACCACAGTTTTTAGCAGATGAATTGAGAGAGTATTTGGAGCATGTATATGAATTACCAGATACAGAACGTATCTTTCCGGTTGGACAAGAAGCGGTTCAGCACAAGTTAAAATATCACGTAGAACAATCTGGTGTTGAGAGGATTAGAGTACATGACCTTAGACATTCTCATGCATCCTATCTTATCAATCAAGGTGTAGAGCCACTTTTGATTAAGGATAGACTTGGACACAAGGATATCAAAATCACATTGAATACCTACGGACATTTATATCCAAATCAGCAGAAAAAGGTGGCGAATTTATTAGATGCAAACAGAACAAAAAAAGAGTCTTAATGGCGGCAACCATAAAGACTCATTGATAACGGAATAACTTCTGTCATCTTCTAACTAAAGATATTATAGCAGAGGTTATTCCATCTATCAATCATTAAATAAAGATTTATGGAAGGAGTAACATGGAAAACTTAAAAATTATCAATATGGCAGATGTGGAAACCAAGAAAGTAGAGTTTCTTTGGTATCCATATATTCCTTACGGGAAGCTAACGATTATACAAGGCGACCCGGGGGAAGGTAAAACAACAGCGGTATTGCAGATAGCAGCACTTTTGACTAAAGGTGAGAAACTTCCGGAGGATGATCAGGAACGTGAACCTGTGAACGTTATCTATCAGACTGCGGAAGATGGATTGGCAGACACAGTAAAACCGAGACTAGAAGCTGCAGGGGCAGATTGTTCGAGGGTGCTTGTCATTGATGAATCAGAGCAAGGACTTAGCATGTCAGATTTACGCATCGAAGAGGCGATAAAGCAGACTGGAGCGAAGCTTGTGATACTTGACCCTATCCAAGCATATCTTGGCTCTGGAGTGGATATGCACCGTGCAAATGAGATACGTCCAGTAATGAAACACTTAGGTGATTTAGCTGAGAAATACAACTGTGCAATCATCCTTATCGGGCATATGAACAAAGCAAGTGGTAGTAAATCTACGTACAGAGGACTTGGCTCTATCGACTTTCAAGCAACTGCAAGAAGTGTGTTGATTGTCGGTAGAGTAAAGGATGACCCTACTTGCAGAGTGATTGCACACGATAAAAGCAGTCTTGCACCGGAAGGACAGTCGATTGCCTTTCGATTAGACAAAGACAATGGGTTTATGTGGGAAGGGCCTATCGAACTGACCGTAGAGGAATTGCTTAGTGGAGAACCAAAGGTTACAAAACTGAAAGCAGCCAAGGATTTTCTAACAGAGTTTCTGTCGGATGGACCAAAGCCTAGTACAGAAATCTTTGAAGCTGCAGAAGTGGATGGTATCAAAAGACGTACGCTATTTACCGCCAAAGAAGAGTTGGAAATAACAGCTACCAAAGTTGGCGACAAATGGCATTGGGGTTTTTGATATGAGTAGGGAAGATTGCAAGAGTGCAAGAATGCAAAGTATATATAACATTGCAATCTTGCAACCTTGCATTCTTGATTTTGGGAGGAACGTATGAAAGAGAAACAAATTCAGATATCACAGAGGCTTTTTATTACGCTCGTAAAATGTTTTGTACTTGATATGGAAGTGGATTGTGAAGAGATAAAGAAAGAACTAAATAGGAAGTTGGATGCTGTGGCATTGCGACAATTATACAGTACATATAAAACAGCTCCAACGGATGCGGAGAAAGAGGAAGCACGCCAAAAATATCTCGATGCAAAAGGAGTACCTACGAGCTTTCGATGGTAGAGAGATTTTCACTTTAGCGATATATAACAAGTACGTGTCACGTACTTGTAAGTATAGTCAAGGAAGAAAGCGGATGGTGTGCGACGACAAAATCATTGGCTTCGGGTATCAGCTTACTGATAGTCGATAGGCAATGATTGCACAAGGGAAGGCTTCGCCTGGGAGTGTAACTCCCATTGAGAATGGGTAAGGCATCGCCAGGGCAACGCCCTATGAGATGCAGTCAAGGCGGCAGCTTTGTGCACTCCGCATAGGAGCGAAATACGACTTGATGTCCGCAGGATGTCAAGTCTGGTATTGAGCCATAACTGTCAGAGCCAGTTATGGACTCACCAAAATTACAGAACAGAGAGGAGGAATTAGATGCCAGCAAGTGCACAAACAGTATCTGTAAGCAGAGGAAAAACTGCAATAGAACATGACCTAAGAGAATATACGCCGAACAATGTTGACCCATCTATGTCGGTATACAACGCAGTTTTGATAAATGAACTCGGTGGGAAATCTCTTGCGGAATATACAAACGAATATATGAAACCGTATATTGAAGAATACAATGCTAAGCAACGTAGAAGTGATAGAATGAAGTCTTATGATTATGCAGCGGACTACATTGAAGAGCAAAATAATATGCAGAAATCGAGACAGAATTACACAGCCGGTCAGCTTGCGTATGAGTATGTAATACAGTTTGGTGACCACCAAACTATGGATGTTAACGAAGTGGTAAAGAAGCCTAAACTTCGTAAGGAAGTGCATGCGATGTTTGAGGAGTTCATTCAATCTTATCAATCATCCTATCCTCATATGAGGATTATTCTTGCTACGGTGCATATGGATGAACCCAAGGGAACACCACATATGCATATCCTAGTTCAGCCGATTGGAGAGGGCTATAAGCAGGGATTATCGCATCAGGTATCACTTACAAAGGCATTAGCTTGTGATGGTTTTGAACGTTCAGAGAAAAAGGGAGACCGCCTATCTATGACAAGATGGCAAGATGATATTAAGGATAATATTATGGAACCGATTCTGGTACGTCATAAATATGCAAGAGCCTATAAGGATGGAGAAAAACAGCATATGCCGGTAGCGATGTATAAAAGAGCAATGGCAGAAAAGGATGCGATTGTAGAAGATGCTAAGGTAGAAGCGGAACAAATCGTAGAGAAAGCTCGTGAAGAGGTCGAAGAATTGGAAGAGGAGAAGGATTATCTAATCAATGGTAATGGAAAAGACTCTGCGTATGATATGCCTTTTGAAGATTGGTCGATTGCAGATTTGAAGTGTGAAAAAGAATTCCTAATAAACGGAGACCCAGACTTTTCGGGAGATATATTCAGGGGTGTTTCAGAATTGGAAGAAAAGCACTCGGAATTAAGAGCTGATATAAAAGACTTGGAGCAAGCAAAGGAAGAAAAGACTGCAGAGGTAGCAAGTGTCGAAGATAGGTATTCAAAGATGTGGGATGAGTATGAGGCGTTAAGAGATGGGTACAAAGATAAGGATGGAAAACATATCTTGGGATATAATGAGCTGGTGCAGCGACATAAGGAGCTACTTCAAGATCCTGCAAGATTATTAGAGACAGAGGAAGGTCAGCAGGTTCTTGAAGAAGCGAAAGAGGAGATTGTAGAGACAGTGCAAAAGAACCTCGTATCCAATATGCTTGGATTTATCAAAAGAGAGATTTTTGACACATTGAAAGAATGGCTTGTAGAACCAATTTACAAAGCTATCAATGAAATGATGCGTGGACATTGGTTTCAGTTAAATGACAATGATAAGAAAATCTTAACCGGAGCAATAGACAGAACAGTTGACCGATTAGTTGATAAGTTGGACATTGGCTCTAAGATAGAGGAGAATGTTTGCGAGAATATGCCAAGTGAAAATCAGATAGAGCAAGAAGTACAAAGAATATACAGAGGGCGAGGAAGATAGAAATCCGAAAGGGTTTCTATTTTTTATGGTATCGTGTATAATAGGGGTGTAAAAAGAACTGTTAAACAGTTCGACAAATTTGAATTTTTCTGTGAGCCACTGCTCGTAAATTCGCATAAGTACTGGATGTTACGGAGCGTAACATCGTTGTCACAGTTCGTATCTTGAGTGTTCCGATATAAGTGTTATACGATGACCTCGCAAACAAAAACAACCACAAAAACAAGAAATTTAGGAGGTCGTTATTATGACATTTGGAGAAAAATTAAGGGAAGCAAGAAAAGAAGTATGTTTATCGCAGGAGCAGTTGGCCGAAAAAATGTGTGTTTCAAGATCGGCAATCGCAAAATGGGAGACAGATAAGGGTATGCCTGATATAAATAATCTTAAGGTTATGTCAAAATTACTTAATGTAAGTGTTGATTATCTTTTAGATAATGAAGAAAAGATTAGCTTTAATGAAATAAAGGAAGCTATTAACATTAATGATTATGAAAAGAATGGCAAATGCAGAGACAAAAAAGACGCGGCTTGCTATGAAAATAATAAAGATGCTAATGCAATATATGCCCTTGTTAGAAATAAGAAGATGACTAAGACTGAGTGGATTATTGATTTTATTATTCAGCCCGGTGTTGTTGATTTACTAGATCAAACTAAAGAGTTTGCAGGATTCTATTTAGTAGAAAAGGGAACAAAGCAGTATCTAGTGAAAGTAACAAATGAATTTATCGTGACAAATGAACTTGCCGAAAAGGTGGAGCCCAAAAAGTTTGTTGTAGGAAATCATCAGTACAAAAAGTTATATCAGATTGTTTAGAAATTGAAGTTTTATCTATGTAAAGGGCCCGATAACTTTCAGTAATACTGAGAGATGAATTTGAATTTATTGAGGAGATATAGAAATGAAGAATCTAACAAAAAAATATCCAGTTGTTACTACACTAATACTAATTTGTTTAGTATTTGCTATTGTTTCTTCCTTTTATGGAAAAATGTATGATTTATTTGCATTTCACTCTAAACCTATTTATATTTGGCAATATATAAGTGGTACTTTTATGCATGGTAGTAAAGAAGCACCGATTTGGTTTTTATGGGTTCACTTAATTTTAAATTGTCTTATGATAATTCCTTTTGGCAGTATATTAGAAAATAAACTAGGTTCAAAAAATACATTTATTGCATTTATTGTCGCTATGATAATATCCTCACTTCTTTTTCAAGTAATAACATTGCCTTATAGTGAAGATATAGTAGCTAGTGGTATATCAGCAATAGGATATGCATTTGTTACTGGTGGAATTATGAATATGAAAGATTTATGGAAAAAATATTCTATTAAAACAAAAGGGTTATATATAATTTTGATTAGTCTATCACTAATAATGCTTTTGCCAATTATTACTGGCTGGATGTCAACTCTTATGCATCTATCAGGTATTATCAGTTATTTTATAGTTTATTTTACAATAAGACATTTTAAAATAACAGAGAGGTAATTACAAATTTCAATTTGTCGAACACTTGAAAATTTCAGTCTTCCGGTGAGATTGAAAGCGCTCATGAATTTGAATTTTCTTTACTTAGGAGGTGTTTGTATATGGCTGATATTGAATTTATTAGATGCTCTGGGACAAATGAAGACTTTATCGAAAACTGTCAATTATTAGATATAGATTTAGATAGGCGAGTAGGAAGAGTTATTAAGAGAGATAAATATAAACAGTATAATCAACTTGATGAGATAAAGGAGGTTGTAGTTGTGTATGTTGATGGAAAAGCCGCTGGTGCTGGAGCGATTAGAGAATATCAGTACGGTGATATCGACAATGCAACCGAGTTGAAAAGAGTATTTGTCAGAGAAGAATTCCAAGGAAAAGGAATAGGAACCAAACTGGTTCTTGAATTAATCGAGTGGGCGAAAGAACTAGGATATAGGAAATTGATTCTTGAAACTGGAGAATTGTTACAAGAATCGTGTCATGTATATCGAAAAGTGGGATTTAATAAAATGGATAATTATGGTCCTTATGTTTCAATGCCAGAATCATTGTGCATGATGAAAGAATTGTAACGGAAAAGAACTCGACAACTTTCAGTCTTGCGGAGAGATTGAAAGCAACAGAAGATTTGAAGTTGATGGAGATATTATGAAAAACATTAAGGTAAAAAAGACAGTATATATTGTACTCGTTATATTAGGTTTGTTCATTGCTCAAACTTTTGCAAGCAAGTTAGGTGGTTTCATTGCTGATTTAATTCAATATGCAGTGATTGATAAAGATGGTACATTTATGAGTATTTCTGTGCATCACATTATTCAGATGATAGTGGCTTTAGTGCTTATTTTTGTTATTAGTAAGAAAAGTGATTTAGAATTTTGGTTAAAGCCGAGGTTAAATAAGAGCGGTATACTATATACGACGATTTTTGATATTGTCATTTTAATGTATGTTCTTATTAGTTATATCGTTGGATATTCACTTAATACAATTGTGCCATACGCATATGAGCTAAATATATCAAATGTTTTAGGAACCTTAGGGTTTCAACTGTTTTTATCAGGAACATCAGAAGAAATTTTGTTTAGAGCACTTCCGATTACTGTTCTTGGTGGAGTGATAGGCAAAGATAAAAAAGGTTATGCATTTATTATTGTAATAGCCTCGGTACTATTTTCTGCTGCACATATCCAATGGACATTGTTTCCTGTTTCATTAACTTTTTCATGGTTTCAGTTGATTTATGCATTTATATTAGGTATAGCGTATGGACTTACATATGTGAAATCAGAAAGTATTATTTACCCCATGATTATGCACGGATTGAGCAATTTCTTTATGGTTGGAATGGGGTATATATTTATGACTGTGATGGACTAATACATAGTTAAGAGCACGCCCAACTTTCAGTTTTCATAAGAATTGTTGCAATAAAAAGATAGACAAATAGAGGTTGATGTGCTAGAGTTTAGATGGCTCCAAAATGGCTCCAATAATTTTGGGAAATAAAAATACATAATGTATGTAGTGCCTAAAAATAGCATAAAATCAACAAAAAGCATGGTAGAAGATAGCGACAAATCCAAAACCGGGAGCGTGAAGGTGGACGTACTGTAGGATCAGGACGTGTTGCTACAGTTATCGAATAATCAATTATTGATAATTCAATAAATTAGCATTTATACAGGGGAAGTGATTTTCACTTCCCCTGTTTTTCTATAAAATTCTATTCAAGTCAATTC
This genomic window from Roseburia sp. 831b contains:
- a CDS encoding helix-turn-helix domain-containing protein, which translates into the protein MTFGEKLREARKEVCLSQEQLAEKMCVSRSAIAKWETDKGMPDINNLKVMSKLLNVSVDYLLDNEEKISFNEIKEAININDYEKNGKCRDKKDAACYENNKDANAIYALVRNKKMTKTEWIIDFIIQPGVVDLLDQTKEFAGFYLVEKGTKQYLVKVTNEFIVTNELAEKVEPKKFVVGNHQYKKLYQIV
- a CDS encoding GNAT family N-acetyltransferase yields the protein MADIEFIRCSGTNEDFIENCQLLDIDLDRRVGRVIKRDKYKQYNQLDEIKEVVVVYVDGKAAGAGAIREYQYGDIDNATELKRVFVREEFQGKGIGTKLVLELIEWAKELGYRKLILETGELLQESCHVYRKVGFNKMDNYGPYVSMPESLCMMKEL
- a CDS encoding plasmid recombination protein, yielding MPASAQTVSVSRGKTAIEHDLREYTPNNVDPSMSVYNAVLINELGGKSLAEYTNEYMKPYIEEYNAKQRRSDRMKSYDYAADYIEEQNNMQKSRQNYTAGQLAYEYVIQFGDHQTMDVNEVVKKPKLRKEVHAMFEEFIQSYQSSYPHMRIILATVHMDEPKGTPHMHILVQPIGEGYKQGLSHQVSLTKALACDGFERSEKKGDRLSMTRWQDDIKDNIMEPILVRHKYARAYKDGEKQHMPVAMYKRAMAEKDAIVEDAKVEAEQIVEKAREEVEELEEEKDYLINGNGKDSAYDMPFEDWSIADLKCEKEFLINGDPDFSGDIFRGVSELEEKHSELRADIKDLEQAKEEKTAEVASVEDRYSKMWDEYEALRDGYKDKDGKHILGYNELVQRHKELLQDPARLLETEEGQQVLEEAKEEIVETVQKNLVSNMLGFIKREIFDTLKEWLVEPIYKAINEMMRGHWFQLNDNDKKILTGAIDRTVDRLVDKLDIGSKIEENVCENMPSENQIEQEVQRIYRGRGR
- a CDS encoding tyrosine-type recombinase/integrase, with product MPAYKDNVHNTWYCMFYFEDWTGQKKKKKKCGFKTKKEALEWESEFKLTANANMDMKMVDFIEIYFRDKNGELKDRTKKNKRYMIENRIVPYFGDCKMNEITASDIIQWQNEMLQMNFSDSYLRMLQNQMTALFTHASKIYNLKNNPCKKVKKMGRSDSRSLTFWTLEEYEKFLASIDKDSRYYVLFETLFWTGMRIGELLALTKEDVDLKNNQININKTFYRTGGKDIITSPKTEQSIRVVEIPQFLADELREYLEHVYELPDTERIFPVGQEAVQHKLKYHVEQSGVERIRVHDLRHSHASYLINQGVEPLLIKDRLGHKDIKITLNTYGHLYPNQQKKVANLLDANRTKKES
- a CDS encoding CPBP family intramembrane glutamic endopeptidase, whose amino-acid sequence is MKNIKVKKTVYIVLVILGLFIAQTFASKLGGFIADLIQYAVIDKDGTFMSISVHHIIQMIVALVLIFVISKKSDLEFWLKPRLNKSGILYTTIFDIVILMYVLISYIVGYSLNTIVPYAYELNISNVLGTLGFQLFLSGTSEEILFRALPITVLGGVIGKDKKGYAFIIVIASVLFSAAHIQWTLFPVSLTFSWFQLIYAFILGIAYGLTYVKSESIIYPMIMHGLSNFFMVGMGYIFMTVMD
- a CDS encoding complexin-2, with the protein product MKEKQIQISQRLFITLVKCFVLDMEVDCEEIKKELNRKLDAVALRQLYSTYKTAPTDAEKEEARQKYLDAKGVPTSFRW
- a CDS encoding DNA-binding protein translates to MLSTNYLMTAEEVAEKLDCSTGHAYKLIRSMNQELKKQGFYVIAGKIPRAFVEQKFFGMTLQAQ
- a CDS encoding rhomboid family intramembrane serine protease, whose protein sequence is MKNLTKKYPVVTTLILICLVFAIVSSFYGKMYDLFAFHSKPIYIWQYISGTFMHGSKEAPIWFLWVHLILNCLMIIPFGSILENKLGSKNTFIAFIVAMIISSLLFQVITLPYSEDIVASGISAIGYAFVTGGIMNMKDLWKKYSIKTKGLYIILISLSLIMLLPIITGWMSTLMHLSGIISYFIVYFTIRHFKITER
- a CDS encoding AAA family ATPase — its product is MENLKIINMADVETKKVEFLWYPYIPYGKLTIIQGDPGEGKTTAVLQIAALLTKGEKLPEDDQEREPVNVIYQTAEDGLADTVKPRLEAAGADCSRVLVIDESEQGLSMSDLRIEEAIKQTGAKLVILDPIQAYLGSGVDMHRANEIRPVMKHLGDLAEKYNCAIILIGHMNKASGSKSTYRGLGSIDFQATARSVLIVGRVKDDPTCRVIAHDKSSLAPEGQSIAFRLDKDNGFMWEGPIELTVEELLSGEPKVTKLKAAKDFLTEFLSDGPKPSTEIFEAAEVDGIKRRTLFTAKEELEITATKVGDKWHWGF